The following proteins are encoded in a genomic region of Actinomadura sp. NAK00032:
- a CDS encoding NAD(P)/FAD-dependent oxidoreductase, whose product MSTPQTAPESGRVADVAVIGAGVVGSAIARALAGHRLDVVLLEARDDVGDGTSKANTAILHTGFDASPGTLEARLVARGYRLLKDYAERTGIPYEPTGALLVAWDDEQLAALPGLKEKAERNGYADSGIVGPDEVYRQVPALGPGALGGLTVPGESIICTWTTTLALATDAVRRGARLLRSHRVESVTPGPDETVLHTGGGDVRARWVVNAAGLGGDVLDARFGHDRFHLHPRRGQLLVYDKQARPLVDRIVLPVPSKLGKGVLISPTIYGNVMLGPTAEDMTDRADTSTTEDGYAFLLERGERIMPRLLREEVTASYAGLRAASDVSDYTVEVDAGRRYAVAGGIRSTGLTSSMAVAEHLLGLLGEAGLELRERTDLPDPPRMPNIGEAFPRPYADADRIADDPEYGTITCFCERVSRGEIRDAFASTIPPRDLDGLRRRTRAMNGRCQGFYCGANVTGMLERALRAAGGDTDEKGER is encoded by the coding sequence GTGAGCACACCGCAGACCGCGCCGGAATCCGGGCGCGTCGCCGACGTCGCGGTGATCGGGGCGGGCGTCGTCGGCTCGGCCATCGCCCGAGCCCTGGCCGGGCACCGGCTGGACGTCGTCCTGCTGGAGGCGCGCGACGACGTCGGCGACGGCACCAGCAAGGCGAACACGGCGATCCTGCACACCGGCTTCGACGCCTCGCCCGGCACCCTGGAGGCGCGCCTCGTTGCCCGGGGCTACCGGCTGCTCAAGGACTACGCCGAGCGCACCGGCATCCCCTACGAGCCGACCGGGGCGCTGCTCGTCGCCTGGGACGACGAGCAGCTCGCCGCGCTGCCGGGCCTGAAGGAGAAGGCGGAGCGCAACGGCTACGCCGACAGCGGGATCGTCGGCCCGGACGAGGTGTACCGGCAGGTCCCGGCGCTCGGCCCCGGCGCCCTCGGCGGGCTGACCGTCCCCGGCGAGTCCATCATCTGCACCTGGACGACCACGCTCGCGCTGGCCACCGACGCGGTCCGGCGCGGCGCGCGGCTGCTGCGGTCGCACCGCGTCGAGTCCGTCACCCCGGGGCCGGACGAGACCGTGCTGCACACCGGCGGCGGCGACGTCCGGGCCCGGTGGGTCGTCAACGCCGCCGGGCTCGGCGGCGACGTGCTGGACGCCCGGTTCGGCCACGACCGGTTCCACCTGCACCCGCGCCGCGGCCAGCTGCTCGTCTACGACAAGCAGGCCCGGCCGCTGGTGGACCGCATCGTGCTGCCGGTGCCGTCCAAGCTCGGCAAGGGCGTGCTGATCAGCCCGACGATCTACGGCAACGTGATGCTCGGCCCGACCGCCGAGGACATGACCGACCGCGCCGACACCTCGACCACCGAGGACGGTTACGCGTTCCTGCTGGAGCGCGGGGAGCGGATCATGCCGAGGCTGCTGCGGGAGGAGGTCACCGCGTCCTACGCGGGGCTCCGCGCGGCCAGCGACGTCTCCGACTACACGGTCGAGGTGGACGCCGGGCGGCGCTACGCGGTCGCGGGCGGCATCCGCTCCACCGGGCTCACCTCCAGCATGGCCGTCGCCGAGCACCTGCTGGGACTCCTCGGCGAGGCGGGCCTGGAGCTGCGGGAGCGCACCGACCTGCCGGACCCGCCGCGCATGCCCAACATCGGGGAGGCGTTCCCGCGCCCGTACGCCGACGCGGACCGCATCGCGGACGATCCGGAGTACGGCACGATCACCTGCTTCTGCGAGCGGGTCAGCCGCGGCGAGATCCGCGACGCGTTCGCGAGCACGATCCCGCCGCGCGACCTGGACGGGCTCCGCCGCCGCACCCGCGCCATGAACGGGCGCTGCCAGGGCTTCTACTGCGGGGCGAACGTCACCGGGATGCTGGAGCGGGCGCTGCGCGCGGCCGGCGGGGACACCGACGAGAAAGGCGAACGATGA